The sequence CAGAAACGCCTGATGACGCCGGAACCGTCCATCGCCGCCGCCTCGATCAGCGAACGCGGGATGGCCTGGAATGCGGCCAGGAAGAAGATGAAGTTGTAGCCGACATATTTCCAGGAGAAGGCGACGATAATCGACGCCATGGCATCCGCGCCATCGAGACCCGGATCCCAGATCCCCGGCCACATCCGGTTGATGGCGGAAAGGAACCCCGCCTCCGGCGCCAGGATGAAGCGGAACGCCAGCGCCAGCGCCGGTGCGGCGATGCCGTAGGGCCAGATCAGCACCACGCGATAGAGACGCGAGCCGGCGAGCTGCCGATCGGTCAGGGCGGCGAGCACCAGCGCGATGAACATCGCAAGCCCGGTACTGATGCCGGCAAAGACAAGACTGGCGGTAATCGAATTCCAGTAGTCGGCGTTGGCCAGGATCGAGCGGAAATTGTCGAGCCCGACCCAGATGTTGCCGCCGCCCCAGGGCTGCTGCAGCGTCAGCGACCAGTACACGGCCTGGCCGGCCGGCCAGTAGAAGAACGTGAAGATCAGGAGGAGCTGCGGCACCGCGAAAAGGATGCCGATTGTCCAACTGCTGAAGGTGACGCGTTTTTCCATCGGTCCGCCGATGCCGCTGAACGGCCAGTCACGTTTGCATTAAATACACGAAACAACTGCCCGTCGACTCGAAGCATGAGTCGACGGGCAGCCTGAAAATTCAAGCGATCAGGGCAGGGTCTTGCCCGGATAGGTCTGCTGGAAGCGGTCGAGGATGGCGTCGCCATTCTTGACCAGCGTGTCGAGGCCTTCCTGGACGCTGACCTTGTTGGCGAAGATCGCCTGCATCTGCGTGCCGAACTCGGCGCGGATCTGGGTGAAGTTGCCCAGGCGCACACCGCGGGTGATTTCGGTCGGCTCGGAAGCGGTCAGGCTGGCGATGGCGGTTTCACGTCCCTTGTAGGGCGCCTTGTCGTAGAAGCCGTTGGACTTCATGTAGTCGAAGCCCGACTTGGTCACCGGGATGTAGCCGGTGTTGGTCGACCAGAACAATGCGGTCTTGGGATCGTGGATGAAGTTGAGGAACGCCGCGGCGCCCTTGTATTCCGCATCCGACTTGCCGGAGAGAACCCAAAGCGAAGCGCCGCCGACGAGCGAATTCTTGCGCTCGGTGCCGGCATAGACCGGCAGTTCGGCAACATCCCAATTCATGCCTTCCTTATGCGTCTTGCCGACGGTGCCGTGGTCGCCGACCGAGGTCATGATGACCTGGCAGGTGCCCGAGGCGAAGGCCTGGACCATATCCTGGCCAAGGTCCTTGGATTTGATCTTGATCAGGCCGGCATCATACCATTTCTTGAGATCGGTGACGTACTGGACGAACTTGGTCTTGTTGACTTCCAGGCGCGCGTCGAGGCCGTCATAGCCGTTGTTCTTGGTGGCGATCGGCTGATTGTGGATGGCCGAGAACTGCTCCATCAGCTGCCAGCTCTCATTGGCCGAGATGTTGATGGCCATCGGGCATTCATAGCCGGCATCCTTCATCGCCTTGAGGTCGGCGCCGACATCTTCCCAGGTCTTCGGCGCTTCGGTTTTGCCGATCTTGGCGAAGGCGTCCTTGTTCCAGTACAGCAGCGCGGTCGAGGAATTGAACGGGAAGGACAGCATTTCGCCCTTCGACGTCGCGTAGTAGCGCGCGATACCGGGGAAATAGTCGGCGTAGTCGATCTTGTAGCCGTTTTCTTCCATCAGCTTGTCGGCGGGCTTGTAGGCGCCCGACAGCATCATGGTGGCGGTGCCGACATCATAGACCTGGACGACGGCAGGCTGCTTGCCGGCGCGGAAGGCGGCGATCGTGTTCTGCAGCGTGGCGTCGTAATTGCCCTGGCTGGTGCAGACGACTTCATAGTCGGTCTGCGAGGCGTTGAAGTTCTTGCACAGCGTGTCGACGACGCGGGCGAGATCGCCCGAAAGGCCGAACCAGAAATCGAATTTTACCGGCTCTGCAAAGGCAGGCATCGCCAGCGCGGTGCTGAGCGCGCCAGCGGCAAGGGCAGCAAAGCCCCGCTTGATCATGGTCATGGTTTTCCCTCTTGAGTGGCTGGTGACAAGGGTCTTGCGCAAGTCCTTGCCCGCTCTCTTAGAGAAGGTATGTGACAGTTCTGTTGTGGGCCTCCGGCCTTTGCACAGCTGCTCGCTCCTCTCCCTCGGCGGCCTGGCCGGCATCAAAACGTCACACCGGCGTCCTAGGTAGCTAGGGCGACGGTCTGGGACGTAAGGACCACGATCGGCCGCTATGATTATCCGGCTAAAGGAATGACAAAATGCTGGTGCAACAGCTGACGCATGTGTCCATCGCCGACAGACAGGCGATGCGCGAGGGCCCGCGCGACAGCGCCACCCATTTGCGCCATGCCGCCGCCATTCCGGCTCTCGGCCAGATCGAAATCGGCGGCATGGCATCGCGCGGGAGCGCTGGCGAGAGCCTGAAGGTGGTGACCTGGAACGTCGAGCGGCTCCGTCATGTCGACGCCATCGCGGCAACGCTGGCCGCGCAGGCTCCCGACATCGTGCTGTTGTCCGAAGTCGACCAGGGCATGGCGCGCTCCGGCAATGGCCATCCGCTGCGCACCCTGGCCGACCGGCTCGGCCATGCCTTTGCCTATGGCGTCGAGTTCGTCGAACTCGGCGGCGGCAACGAGGCCGAGCGTTCGGTGACCGGCGAGGCGGCCAATGCGGAAGGCTTTCACGGCAATGCCGTGACCAGTGCCGTCCCGCTGCTCCGTCCTTTCCTGGTGCGCCTCGACGCCGCCGGCGGCTGGTTCCGGCCGGAACGCGGCCAGCCGCGCATCGGCGGGCGCATGGCGATCGGTGGCCAGGTGCAGATCGCCAACCGCAGGGTGACGGTCGTCTCGGTGCATCTGGAAAATCGTACCGATCCGGCCGGCAGGGCCATCCAGACGCGCCACCTTCTCGACGCCATCGACAAATATGATCCGGAAGCGCCGGTGCTGCTTGGCGGCGATTTCAACACGCTGACCGCAAGCCATGAGGAACGCCATGGCGATCCGGCGGCCTGGCTGGCGCGGGTCGCGGCCGAACCGGGCCGGCTGATCGATGTTGAACGCCACGAGCCGCTGTTTGCGGTCCTCGCCGGGAGCGGCTTTGATTGGCAGGCCGCCAACAACCTCGACCTGCCCACCCAGCGGCGTGAGGCCGGGACGCCGGTCGGCCGCATCGACTGGTTCTTCACCCGCGGCCTCCTGGCCAGCGCGCCTGCCGTTATCGCCGCCATATTGCCGGACGGCAGTCCGAGTTCGGATCATGAAGCCCTGGCGGTGACCATTCGCCTGAAATAGCCGGCTTCAGCCCCCAAAAAGCCTGTCGTCCCCGCAGCCATATTGCGCCGGGAAAGCACGCTATGGTTGCAGCCGACTTCATCGATCCTTCAACAGCCAAGCATTATTCAGTCATATTTCGTTTTTTATTTCCGATGGGCTTGGGGAAATAAGATGTTGACTGTCTACAATTGCATCGTGAACCAGCACGATCTGAGACTGGTCGCACTTGCCGCGCTGATCTGCGGGATTTCCTGTTTCTCTGCTGTCAGCCTGCTTCGCCACATCAGCCGCTCTACAGACCGGAATCGGCTGGCCTGGCTGATGATCGCGGCCACTTCCACCGGCTTCGGCATCTGGGCAACGCATTTCATCGCCATGCTTGCGTTCACGCCGGGCATACCCAGTGCCTATGATCCGTGGCTCTCCGTGCTCTCGCTCGCTGCCTCGGTCGCGCTGACGGCGGCCGGCATGTGGATCGCCACCTTGCGGGACGAGTTCGAGTATCGTCTCGTCGGCGGCGCCGTTCTGGGCGGCGGTATCGCGGCCATGCACTATATCGGCATGGCGGCATTCGAGGTCCAGGGCCGGATCGAATGGAACCTGTTGCTTGTCGCCGTTTCCTTGCTGGCGGGCGTAACGCTTGCGGCGCTGGCGCTGCATGTCGTTCTGCGCCGTCCCTCCTTGGCAGCAACATCCGTCGGCGCGGTGCTGCTGACGCTGGCGATCTGCACCTTGCATTTCATCGCCATGGGGGCCGTCTCCATCTTTCCCGATTCCTCGATCGTTATATCCGAATACACGATCGAGCCGACCTCACAGGCTTTCGCGGCGGCCGCCGCCACGCTGGTGATCCTGGTGCTGTCGGCATCGGCGCTGTGGATCGATTTGCGCTTCCGTCGCCAAAAACTCGAGGTCGACCGCATGCACGGCCTGGCCAATGCCGCCGTGGAGGGCCTGATTGTCTGTGACCGCGACCGCATCGTCAGCGCCAATGACAGCATGGGCAAGCTGACCGGCACGCTGGCCGCGACGTTGAACGGCATGGAGCTGGGCGAGATCTTCGACGAACGCACCGCAAGCGAAGCGGCGAGCGTTGAAGGCCAGCCGTGGGAGGCGGAGTTGAGGAACCGCGACGGAACGCGAATTCCCGTCGAACTGATCGCCCGAAGCATCGACTATTGCGGCAAGCCCCACAACGTCATCGCCGTCCGCGACATCCGCGAACGCAAGAAGGCGGAAGAGGAGATCCTTCGCCTCGCCCATTTCGACCCGCTGACAGGACTTGCCAACCGCCGCTCCTTTTCCAGCCGTCTCGACGCGGAAATCGCATCGATGAACCGGAACGCCAATGCCGACAAGGGCGCCAAACCCCGGCATCTCGCGCTCCTTTTGTTCGACCTCGACCGTTTCAAGGAGGTGAACGACCTTTACGGGCATGGCGCCGGCGATGCGATGCTGCAGAAGGTGGCGACCTGCGCTGCCGGCGTTCTGCGCCACGGCCAGATGCTTGCGCGCCTCGGCGGCGACGAATTCGCCATCATTGCCCCCAACCTGCCCGACCCGCAGGCAGCGGGCCGCATCGCGGGGGCGCTGCTCGCCGCCATGCGCGAGGAGAACCGGGCCGCGGCTGGCGGCGGGCTGGTCTCGGCCAGCATCGGCATCGCGGTCTATCCGCTCGATGCCGAGGACCAGACCAGCCTGATCAGCCACGCCGACACGGCGCTCTACCGCGCCAAGACCGAAGGCCGGGACACGTATCGCTATTTCGAGACGTCGATGGGCGCCGAAGCCCGCGACAAGCGCATTATGGAGCACGAATTGCGCCAGGCCGTCGTGCGCGGCGAATTCTACCTTGTCTACCAGCCGCAGAAGGAGATCAGCAGCGGCAAGATGGTTGGCTTCGAAGCCCTGATCCGCTGGCGCCATCCCGAACGCGGCGACGTCTCCCCGGCAATATTCATCCCGGTGGCCGAAGACAGCGGCGCCATCGGGCAGATCGGCGACTGGGTGCTCGACGCCGCCTGTGAGGAAGCCGCCCGCTGGGAAAATCCGCTGACGGTCGCCGTCAACGTCTCCGCGGTCCAGCTTCACAATCCCAATTTCAGCCGCAAGGTCCACGAGACCTTGCTAAGAACAGGTCTTGCCCCGACAAGGCTGGAACTCGAGATCACCGAAACCGCGCTGGTGAAGGACATGCCGCGTGCGCTGGCAACCCTGCGGCAGGTCAAGTCGCTTGGCGTGCGGGTGGCCATGGACGATTTTGGAACCGGCTATTCCTCGCTCTCCAACCTGCGCGCCTTCCCCTTCGACAAGATCAAGATCGACTCCTCCTTCATCAAGGCGGTCGACACCAACGGCCAGGTCGCCGCGATCGTGCGCGCCGTGCTGGGCCTGGGGCGCGGCCTTGGCCTGCCGGTTCTTGCCGAAGGCGTCGAGACGCTTGGAGAGCTGAAGTTCCTGGATGCGGAAGCTTGTGAGATCGGCCAGGGCTACTATCTCGGCAAGCCGGCGCCGATCGAGGCGTTCGACGACCTGACCGGCAACGGCAAGCGCACTCCGGCGCGCGTCGACCGTCGGGATGGCAGCCTCGTATTGCTCAAGCCAAGCGTGCGCTCAGCCTGATGTCAGCAGCCCAATACCGAATTCGGTTTTGGGCGACAGGCTGCCGAATACAGGCATGAGGTTCACGAACCGAGTGCCGTCTCGACCAGCCGCCTGGCGTCAGGCCCCGACCATTCGGCCGGGCCGTTCATATGCGCGATCAGGCAGCCTTCGCCGTCGATCAGCATGGTGACGGGAAGGCCGAGCGCCAGGCCGCGCGCCTTGAGGTCGTTGAACAGCGCCACCGTCGAATCCCGGTAGTAGCCGAGCGCCTTGACGCCTGTGTCCTTGAGAAACTTCTTCGGCTTCACATCGTCGCCGGCGTCGACATTGACGGCAACGACCTGAAAGGTATCGCTGCCTTTCTCCTTCTGCAGCGCATCGAGCGCCGGCATTTCGGCACGGCACGGCGCGCACCATGTCGCCCAGAGGTTGAGCAGCACCGTCTTGCCGGCATGGTCGGCGATCGTCATCGGCTTGCCGTCCGGACCATTAAAGGCAAGGCTCTTCATCGACTGCGGCGGATCGGCGGGCAAAAGCGCAGCGACCTCGCCGGTGGCAGCGGCCGCGATCTTCTTGGCGCGGTCGCTCTTGGCGGCGCAGGCGACATCGTCCTTGCTGTCGCCGACCGCCACCTGGGCCGGTGCATTGTTGCCAGACCGGCTCTCGCTGACATATACCGCGACCGCGCCGGCCAGCGCTCCCGCCACCAGGGCGGCGAGGATCAGGCGCGGGGCCGGGAAAAATCTGTTTCCGTCTGCCATTTTCTCAAAACTGCTCCGAAGCACGGGTTTTATAGCGATGAGCGACAAGAAGACCAGCAACCAGATGTGGGGCGGACGATTTGCCTCGGGTCCGGCCGCGATCATGGAAGCGATCAACGCGTCGATCTCGTTCGACCGCAAACTCTACGCGCAGGACATACGCGGCTCGATCGCCCATAGCGAGATGCTGGCGCAAACGGGCATTATTTCGGCGGCCGATCAAGAAAAAATCGCTCACGGCCTGAACACGATCCTGAAAGAGATCGAGGCCGGCAGCTTCGAGTTTTCGACCAGGCTTGAAGACATCCACATGAATGTCGAGGCCCGCCTCGCCGACCTGATCGGCCCGGCGGCCGGCCGCCTGCACACCGCGCGTTCGCGCAACGATCAAGTGGCGGTCGATCTGCGGCTCTGGGTCAAGGACGAGTGCTTCCGCGTCGCCGAGGCGCTGAAGGGGCTCATCACAGCACTGCTGGAGCGGGCCGAGGAGCACGCGGCAACGGTGATGCCGGGCTTTACCCATATGCAGGCGGCGCAGCCGGTGACCTTCGGCCACCACTGCATGGCCTATGTCGAGATGTTTTCGCGCGACCTGTCGCGCGTGCGCGACGCGATCGAGCGCATGGACGAGAGCCCGCTGGGTGCGGCCGCGCTTGCCGGCACCAGCTTCCCGATCGACCGCCACCAGACCGCCAAGGCGCTCGGCTTCCGCGAGCCGATGCGCAATTCGCTGGACAGCGTTTCCGACCGCGATTTCGCGCTGGAGTTCCTCGCCATGGCGGCGATCTGCGGCACGCATCTGTCGCGTCTGGCGGAAGAGATCATCATCTGGTCGACGCCGCAATTCGGCTTCATCAGGCTGTCGGACTCGTTTTCCACCGGCTCCTCGATCATGCCGCAGAAGAAGAACCCGGACGCCGCCGAACTGGTGCGCGGCAAGACCGGCCGCGTCAACGGCCATCTGGTCGGCCTGCTGACGGTGATGAAGGGCATGCCTTTGACCTATGGCAAGGACATGCAGGAAGACAAGGAATCGGTCTTCGACGCCGCCGAGACGCTCGACCTGATGCTGGCGGCGATGACCGGCATGGTCTCGGACATGACGGTCAACGCGGCCGCGATGAAGAAGGCCGCCGGTTCCGGCCACGCGACCGCGACCGACCTCGCCGACTGGCTGGTGCGCACGCTCGGCCTGCCCTTCCGCGAGGCGCATCATGTCACCGGCCGCGCCGTGGCGCTGGCCGAGGAGAAGAAGGTGAGCCTGGAAAAGCTTTCGCTGGAGGACCTGCAGTCGATCAACCCCGGCATCACATCGGATATTTTCTCGGTGCTGGCAGTGCAGAACTCGGTCAAGAGCCGCACCAGTTTCGGCGGCACCGCGCCGTCGGAAGTGAGGAAGCAGATTCGCTACTGGAAAAAGCGACTGGCGAAAGGCTGAGCCAGGGGTGCAATACGCCGAGAACTCGGCTAAAAGCGGCGGCTGACAAAACGTTTCGGACGGATGGATCGATGACCGGAAGCAGGATTTTGGTGACGCTGACGCTGCTGGTGGCGATGGCCGCCGTGACCGCCTGCGGCCGCAAGGCCGGTCTCGACACGCCCTATGAAGCCGCCGAACAGGCGCGCAAGGATGCCGAGAGGGCCAAGCAGCCGCTGCCGCCGGAGCCGGAAAAACCGGTCAAGGACAAGAAGTTCATCCTCGACCCGCTGATCTAGAACCGATCAGACCGGGTTATCTGAACCCGATCTCATCGTGCTCCAACTTCCGGAACCACTCTCGTGAACCATTTCGACTACCGCGACGGCGTGCTGCATGCCGAGGACGTGGCAATCCCCGATATCGCCGCTCAGGTCGGCACGCCGTTCTACTGCTACTCGACCGCCACGCTGACCAGGCACTACCGGGTGTTCGCCCAGGCCTTTGCCGGCCTCGACACGCTGGTCTGCTACGCCATGAAGGCCAATTCCAACCAGGCCGTGCTGCGCACCCTGGCCAAGCTCGGCGCCGGCGCCGACGTGGTCTCGGAAGGCGAGTTGCGCCGGGCGCTGGCCGCCGGCGTCCCGGCCGGCAAGATACTGTTCTCGGGCGTCGGCAAGACCGCGCGCGAAATGGACTTTGCGCTGGAAGCCGGCATCCTGTGCTTCAACGTCGAATCCGAGCCGGAGCTTGAGCTGCTTTCGGCCCGCGCCGTGGCTCTCGGCAAGGTGGCGCCGATCTCGCTGCGCATCAATCCCGATGTCGACGCCAAGACCCACAAGAAGATCTCGACCGGCAAGGCCGAGAACAAGTTCGGTATTGCGTGGCAGCGGGCGCGGCAGGTCTATGCCCGGGCGGCGACGCTTCCGGGCATCAAGATCACCGGCATCGATACCCATATCGGCAGCCAGATCACCGAGTTGCAGCCCTTCGACGACGCCTTCGCCCTGCTGGTCGATCTGGTCGGTGCGCTGCGCGCCGATGGCCATGCCATCGACCATGTCGATCTCGGCGGTGGCCTCGGCATCCCCTACCGCGTCGACAACAACCCGCCGCCTTTGCCCGATGCCTATGCCCAGATCGTCAGGAAGCATGTCACCAAGCTCGGGTTGAAGGTGATGTTCGAGCCGGGCCGGCTGATCGTTGGCAATGCCGGTATCCTCGTCTCCGAAGTGATCTTCGTGAAGGAAGGCGACGCCAAGAATTTCCTCGTCGTCGACGCCGCCATGAACGATTTGATCCGGCCGACGCTCTACGATGCCTTCCACGATATCAGGCCGGTCGTGCAGCCGCCGGCCGACACGCCGCGCATGATGGTCGACGTGGTCGGCCAGGTCTGCGAGACCGGTGACTATCTCGGCCTCGATCGTGACTTGCCCAGGCTGAAGGCCGGCGATCTCGTGGCCGTTTCCACTGCCGGTGCCTATGGCGCGGTGCAGGCCGGCACCTACAACACCCGCCTGCTGGTGCCCGAGGTTCTGGTCGACGGCGACCGTTTCCATGTCGTGCGCCCGCGCCTGACCTATGACGATTTGATCGGGCTGGATTCGGTGCCCGACTGGCTGGCATAGAAGCCGTCTCGCCGGCGGCGCTACAGCCGGTTCTGGATGAGCACTCTGGTGTCGGCGATCCTGTCTTCGTCGCGGCGGTAGAACGTCCATTGCTTGATGCGCTTGGGCCGCAGCAGGCCGGCCTGGGTGAGCACGCGCATATGCTCGGAGAGCGTCGCCTGCGTGATGCCGAGCTTCTCGGCGATCAGCAGCGCGCAAACGCCGTCCTCGACCAGATCGCCGTCGGCCTGGGCTGGGAAATGCGCACGCGGATCCTTGAGCCAGTCGAGGATCTGCAGCCTGCGTTCGTTGGCGATCGCCTTGAAGACATCAACCTCTTGCATTTAGCCATTTTGCCAAGTTACTAATTACTGTCAATCCCGAGGAGATCGCCATGTCGCAGGGCAGCACCGTCACACGCGAACGCATTGCCGCGATGGAACCGCGCATCCGCCCCTATATCAGGCATACACCGGTGCTGCGCGTCGACATGGCCGACTTCGACCGGCCGCCGCTGGCGGTCGATCTCAAGCTCGAATGCCTGCAGCATTCCGGTTCGTTCAAGGCGCGCGGCGCCTTCACCAACCTGCTCGAACGGCCGGTTCCCAAGGTCGGTGTCGTAGCCGCTTCGGGCGGCAACCACGGCGCAGCCGTCGCCTACGCCGCCATGCGGCTTGGCCACAAGGCGACCATCTTCGTTCCCGAGGTCAGCCCGCAGGCCAAGCTGGACCGCATTCGCTTCTATGGCGCCGACCTCGTCGTCGGCGGTGCCCGCTATGCCGAGGCGCTGGCCGCCAGCGAACGTTTCGCAGAGCAAACCGGCGCCTTGCAGATCCACGCCTTCAACCAGGAGGAGACGCTGGTCGGCCAGGGCACGCTCGGGCTCGAGATCGAGAACGACTTGCCTGAGATCGACACGCTGCTCGTCGCCGTCGGCGGTGGCGGCCTGATCGGCGGCATCGCCGCCTGGTATGCCGGCCGCATTCGCATCATCGCCATCGAGCCGGAGGGCGCGCCGACGCTTCATCGCGCCTTCGAGGCCGGCCATCCCGTCGACGCCCCGGCGGAAGGCATCGCCGCCGATTCGCTGGCGCCGAAGCGCGTCGGCGAAATGATGTTCCCGATCGCCGAAGCCTTCGTCGAACGCTCCATCCTGATCAGCGACGACGACATCATCGCCGCGCAGAAGGCGTTGTGGAACCGGGTGCGCATCATCTCCGAGCCGGGCGGAGCTGCCG is a genomic window of Mesorhizobium huakuii containing:
- a CDS encoding carbohydrate ABC transporter permease — encoded protein: MEKRVTFSSWTIGILFAVPQLLLIFTFFYWPAGQAVYWSLTLQQPWGGGNIWVGLDNFRSILANADYWNSITASLVFAGISTGLAMFIALVLAALTDRQLAGSRLYRVVLIWPYGIAAPALALAFRFILAPEAGFLSAINRMWPGIWDPGLDGADAMASIIVAFSWKYVGYNFIFFLAAFQAIPRSLIEAAAMDGSGVIRRFWDIQFPLITPTIFFLLVINITESFQDSFGIVDIMTSGGPANATNLMVYKIYSDGFKGLDYSGAAAQSIILMLLIIVLTIFQFRFIERRVHYG
- a CDS encoding extracellular solute-binding protein, translating into MTMIKRGFAALAAGALSTALAMPAFAEPVKFDFWFGLSGDLARVVDTLCKNFNASQTDYEVVCTSQGNYDATLQNTIAAFRAGKQPAVVQVYDVGTATMMLSGAYKPADKLMEENGYKIDYADYFPGIARYYATSKGEMLSFPFNSSTALLYWNKDAFAKIGKTEAPKTWEDVGADLKAMKDAGYECPMAINISANESWQLMEQFSAIHNQPIATKNNGYDGLDARLEVNKTKFVQYVTDLKKWYDAGLIKIKSKDLGQDMVQAFASGTCQVIMTSVGDHGTVGKTHKEGMNWDVAELPVYAGTERKNSLVGGASLWVLSGKSDAEYKGAAAFLNFIHDPKTALFWSTNTGYIPVTKSGFDYMKSNGFYDKAPYKGRETAIASLTASEPTEITRGVRLGNFTQIRAEFGTQMQAIFANKVSVQEGLDTLVKNGDAILDRFQQTYPGKTLP
- a CDS encoding endonuclease/exonuclease/phosphatase family protein: MLVQQLTHVSIADRQAMREGPRDSATHLRHAAAIPALGQIEIGGMASRGSAGESLKVVTWNVERLRHVDAIAATLAAQAPDIVLLSEVDQGMARSGNGHPLRTLADRLGHAFAYGVEFVELGGGNEAERSVTGEAANAEGFHGNAVTSAVPLLRPFLVRLDAAGGWFRPERGQPRIGGRMAIGGQVQIANRRVTVVSVHLENRTDPAGRAIQTRHLLDAIDKYDPEAPVLLGGDFNTLTASHEERHGDPAAWLARVAAEPGRLIDVERHEPLFAVLAGSGFDWQAANNLDLPTQRREAGTPVGRIDWFFTRGLLASAPAVIAAILPDGSPSSDHEALAVTIRLK
- a CDS encoding sensor domain-containing diguanylate cyclase; its protein translation is MLTVYNCIVNQHDLRLVALAALICGISCFSAVSLLRHISRSTDRNRLAWLMIAATSTGFGIWATHFIAMLAFTPGIPSAYDPWLSVLSLAASVALTAAGMWIATLRDEFEYRLVGGAVLGGGIAAMHYIGMAAFEVQGRIEWNLLLVAVSLLAGVTLAALALHVVLRRPSLAATSVGAVLLTLAICTLHFIAMGAVSIFPDSSIVISEYTIEPTSQAFAAAAATLVILVLSASALWIDLRFRRQKLEVDRMHGLANAAVEGLIVCDRDRIVSANDSMGKLTGTLAATLNGMELGEIFDERTASEAASVEGQPWEAELRNRDGTRIPVELIARSIDYCGKPHNVIAVRDIRERKKAEEEILRLAHFDPLTGLANRRSFSSRLDAEIASMNRNANADKGAKPRHLALLLFDLDRFKEVNDLYGHGAGDAMLQKVATCAAGVLRHGQMLARLGGDEFAIIAPNLPDPQAAGRIAGALLAAMREENRAAAGGGLVSASIGIAVYPLDAEDQTSLISHADTALYRAKTEGRDTYRYFETSMGAEARDKRIMEHELRQAVVRGEFYLVYQPQKEISSGKMVGFEALIRWRHPERGDVSPAIFIPVAEDSGAIGQIGDWVLDAACEEAARWENPLTVAVNVSAVQLHNPNFSRKVHETLLRTGLAPTRLELEITETALVKDMPRALATLRQVKSLGVRVAMDDFGTGYSSLSNLRAFPFDKIKIDSSFIKAVDTNGQVAAIVRAVLGLGRGLGLPVLAEGVETLGELKFLDAEACEIGQGYYLGKPAPIEAFDDLTGNGKRTPARVDRRDGSLVLLKPSVRSA
- the tlpA gene encoding thiol:disulfide interchange protein TlpA; translation: MADGNRFFPAPRLILAALVAGALAGAVAVYVSESRSGNNAPAQVAVGDSKDDVACAAKSDRAKKIAAAATGEVAALLPADPPQSMKSLAFNGPDGKPMTIADHAGKTVLLNLWATWCAPCRAEMPALDALQKEKGSDTFQVVAVNVDAGDDVKPKKFLKDTGVKALGYYRDSTVALFNDLKARGLALGLPVTMLIDGEGCLIAHMNGPAEWSGPDARRLVETALGS
- the argH gene encoding argininosuccinate lyase; amino-acid sequence: MSDKKTSNQMWGGRFASGPAAIMEAINASISFDRKLYAQDIRGSIAHSEMLAQTGIISAADQEKIAHGLNTILKEIEAGSFEFSTRLEDIHMNVEARLADLIGPAAGRLHTARSRNDQVAVDLRLWVKDECFRVAEALKGLITALLERAEEHAATVMPGFTHMQAAQPVTFGHHCMAYVEMFSRDLSRVRDAIERMDESPLGAAALAGTSFPIDRHQTAKALGFREPMRNSLDSVSDRDFALEFLAMAAICGTHLSRLAEEIIIWSTPQFGFIRLSDSFSTGSSIMPQKKNPDAAELVRGKTGRVNGHLVGLLTVMKGMPLTYGKDMQEDKESVFDAAETLDLMLAAMTGMVSDMTVNAAAMKKAAGSGHATATDLADWLVRTLGLPFREAHHVTGRAVALAEEKKVSLEKLSLEDLQSINPGITSDIFSVLAVQNSVKSRTSFGGTAPSEVRKQIRYWKKRLAKG
- the lysA gene encoding diaminopimelate decarboxylase, producing MNHFDYRDGVLHAEDVAIPDIAAQVGTPFYCYSTATLTRHYRVFAQAFAGLDTLVCYAMKANSNQAVLRTLAKLGAGADVVSEGELRRALAAGVPAGKILFSGVGKTAREMDFALEAGILCFNVESEPELELLSARAVALGKVAPISLRINPDVDAKTHKKISTGKAENKFGIAWQRARQVYARAATLPGIKITGIDTHIGSQITELQPFDDAFALLVDLVGALRADGHAIDHVDLGGGLGIPYRVDNNPPPLPDAYAQIVRKHVTKLGLKVMFEPGRLIVGNAGILVSEVIFVKEGDAKNFLVVDAAMNDLIRPTLYDAFHDIRPVVQPPADTPRMMVDVVGQVCETGDYLGLDRDLPRLKAGDLVAVSTAGAYGAVQAGTYNTRLLVPEVLVDGDRFHVVRPRLTYDDLIGLDSVPDWLA
- a CDS encoding ArsR/SmtB family transcription factor — protein: MQEVDVFKAIANERRLQILDWLKDPRAHFPAQADGDLVEDGVCALLIAEKLGITQATLSEHMRVLTQAGLLRPKRIKQWTFYRRDEDRIADTRVLIQNRL
- a CDS encoding threonine/serine dehydratase; translated protein: MSQGSTVTRERIAAMEPRIRPYIRHTPVLRVDMADFDRPPLAVDLKLECLQHSGSFKARGAFTNLLERPVPKVGVVAASGGNHGAAVAYAAMRLGHKATIFVPEVSPQAKLDRIRFYGADLVVGGARYAEALAASERFAEQTGALQIHAFNQEETLVGQGTLGLEIENDLPEIDTLLVAVGGGGLIGGIAAWYAGRIRIIAIEPEGAPTLHRAFEAGHPVDAPAEGIAADSLAPKRVGEMMFPIAEAFVERSILISDDDIIAAQKALWNRVRIISEPGGAAAFAAILSGRYTPTPGERVAVLVCGANANPANF